The genomic region CGACCGTCGCGAGAGGCAATGCGCTTTTCATGCTAGCGATCGCTCGGGAATTGCGGTTTGAGAGAGTCGCGGCTCGGTCGGCGCTCGGCGGGCAACGCGGTTTCGGCGGCGACTGAACGGCCGATTCACGCTATTCAGCCAGGACTTGGCCGTCATTGCTGCAGACGAGTCGACCGAAGAACACCACGTCGACGTTGTCGTTGACCCAGCGTACGCTGCCGTCGACGTGCGCCCCGTTGACGCCCCCCGGATGTTGGCTGCGCGGTGCGGCGGACGTATCGTCGCGGACGCGGCACGGCATTCCCAAGAGGTCGGCGTCCTCCGGGTTGTTGCAGTTTCGCAGGTTGTCCTTGGCGCCTTCCGGCAAGGCCGGAACCGGGGCGTTGGGGAGCAAGGCGTACGACGCGTGTATGTTCGTGGGCGAATAGGAGGGACGCGTCGCCGCCGCGATCCCGCAAATGCGCACCAGCGACGCTCCCGCCCCGTGGACGTCGGCGCCCAGGATGCTCGTGCCGGTCCAGGCGATCGCCCACGCCCCCCGCTCGTCGGAGGGCTCGTCCCGCGTGCGGACCTCGGTGAGCATGAGGACCTGCGAGGTCCCGTCGCTGATGCGAGACAATGGCTGCGGAACGTTGAGCAGCGAACCGGGCGCCTGGAGCTGGCACTCGATGTGTTCGGCGCTGGCGTAAGCCACGTAGTTGCCCTTGCCGAACAAGCGGTTGCCGTTGTAGTTGATCCGGGCCCCGCCGCCGTACAGCCGGCCTTGGGCGTTGTCCGAGGGGCACAACAGCAGGGCCGGCTGCGCCGCTTCCGGGGTCGGAACCTGGCTGATGTTCTCCGCGATGTACGTCGTGAACGACTTCTTGAGATCGAACTGATCGTAGAGCGACGAGGATTCCATATACGGCAGCACGCGGACGATCCAGCTCAGTTGCGAGCCGGTGTACAACTGCACGCGGTCGCCGGTGGCGTCGAGGTTGGCGTCGCTCGACTGCGGCAGGGCTTTCTTCGCGGATTCGAAGTTCAGCACCGCGATCGCCAAGTTGTGCAGGGCGTTCATGCATTGCGCCCGCCGGGCCGCTTCGCGGGCCGCCTGCACGGCCGGCAACAGCAGCGCAACCAAAACGCCGATGATCGCAATGACCACCAGCAATTCCACCAAGGTGAAACCCGGGCGACGTTTCGGGCGCACGGCCTCTGCACGCTTTAAGCCGTTGACAAACGCGCAGCGAGAACGGTAGCGCAGCATCGAATTCTCTCCCGTCGAAACCAGCCGCCTCAACCAGATCACCGACACGGCCGATTCTAATGAGTTCCGAGGTCGGCTCCAAACTTGGTTGGCGAGCAAAGCGCGAGATTGCGGAAGAAAGTCGCGGACGAATCTCGCACCCGCGCA from Pirellulales bacterium harbors:
- a CDS encoding DUF1559 domain-containing protein; translation: MRPKRRPGFTLVELLVVIAIIGVLVALLLPAVQAAREAARRAQCMNALHNLAIAVLNFESAKKALPQSSDANLDATGDRVQLYTGSQLSWIVRVLPYMESSSLYDQFDLKKSFTTYIAENISQVPTPEAAQPALLLCPSDNAQGRLYGGGARINYNGNRLFGKGNYVAYASAEHIECQLQAPGSLLNVPQPLSRISDGTSQVLMLTEVRTRDEPSDERGAWAIAWTGTSILGADVHGAGASLVRICGIAAATRPSYSPTNIHASYALLPNAPVPALPEGAKDNLRNCNNPEDADLLGMPCRVRDDTSAAPRSQHPGGVNGAHVDGSVRWVNDNVDVVFFGRLVCSNDGQVLAE